In Blastopirellula sp. J2-11, a single genomic region encodes these proteins:
- the aroF gene encoding 3-deoxy-7-phosphoheptulonate synthase: MIVVMQRGAGQPEIEHMVKRVENLGLKAHVIVGEERTVIAAIGDKRAEMKESLESGPGVAAVMPILAPYKVASREVKPESTQVVVRDLKVGAGSLGVIAGPCSVESEEQLITTAHAVKAAGATALRGGAFKPRTSPYAFQGMKEEGLKLLAAAREETGLAIVTEVMSPEDVELVAKYADVLQIGARNMQNYRLLEACGRVDRAVLLKRGPAATIDELLLAAEYILNEGNQNVMLCERGIRTFEAHTRFTLPLATVPYLHQKTHLPVVIDPSHGTGHAYLVEDMCAASVAVGADGLIIEVHPKPEEAMSDGYQSLTLPQFAQTMAKCRKVADALDIKM, from the coding sequence ATGATCGTGGTAATGCAGCGTGGAGCCGGACAGCCGGAGATCGAACACATGGTAAAGCGAGTCGAAAATTTAGGACTGAAAGCGCACGTGATCGTCGGCGAGGAACGGACCGTGATCGCGGCGATCGGCGACAAACGCGCAGAGATGAAAGAGTCGCTGGAAAGCGGACCCGGCGTCGCCGCGGTGATGCCGATCCTGGCGCCGTACAAAGTTGCGAGTCGCGAAGTGAAACCGGAATCAACCCAAGTGGTCGTCCGCGATTTGAAAGTAGGCGCCGGTTCGTTGGGCGTGATCGCCGGACCTTGTTCGGTCGAAAGTGAAGAGCAACTGATCACGACTGCCCACGCGGTCAAAGCGGCTGGCGCGACGGCGCTGCGTGGGGGAGCGTTCAAGCCGCGCACCAGTCCTTACGCATTCCAAGGGATGAAGGAAGAAGGTCTGAAGCTGCTGGCCGCCGCTCGCGAAGAAACCGGCCTGGCGATCGTCACCGAAGTGATGTCTCCGGAAGATGTCGAGCTGGTCGCCAAGTACGCCGACGTGTTGCAGATCGGCGCTCGCAATATGCAGAACTATCGCTTGCTAGAAGCCTGCGGCCGTGTGGACCGAGCGGTGCTGCTGAAACGCGGACCGGCTGCGACGATTGACGAACTGCTGTTGGCGGCGGAGTACATTCTGAACGAAGGAAACCAGAACGTCATGCTGTGTGAACGAGGGATCCGCACCTTCGAGGCGCATACTCGTTTCACCTTGCCGCTGGCGACCGTTCCTTATTTGCACCAAAAGACCCACTTGCCGGTCGTGATTGATCCGAGCCACGGCACTGGGCACGCTTACCTGGTCGAAGACATGTGCGCCGCCAGCGTCGCCGTTGGCGCCGACGGATTGATCATCGAAGTTCATCCGAAACCGGAAGAAGCGATGAGCGACGGCTATCAATCTTTGACGCTGCCGCAGTTCGCCCAAACGATGGCCAAATGCCGCAAAGTGGCCGATGCGCTGGACATCAAGATGTAG
- a CDS encoding sensor histidine kinase, with protein sequence MSYRSLKRVLGETNLERKCRFLFGTCLLLLIMGSFTWYGQSTEQLVHEKNEATGRLLVDAVLLKIHWQSNEKTSQPGYDAYVAETGLELEYIDYDWEILVRDPEARALARTLNKEEKISLPANEEEYQTLAELQYEQETRDKEILQRFLATPELETKVVDEEWVKFKPQTDDKNLIEYSPVSRSSYNDSSKTYVYYQPIYWKYSCTLCHNNDVAAAFPAGQPATEDRLPFTVVKITKPDDVTQLALNKNFAFLVATGIITVALSMAALYLIVKYVIVKPLNHLREVSEEVTNGNTSVRADIRTNDEFEDLAASFNKMLRHLIDAQNQLHLANDDLDNKVDELARVNVQLYEMNRVKSDFLANMSHELRTPLNSILGFSDVLSGIDSLNDKQKRYVQNIQKSGRLLLDMINDILDLAKIESGRMEVRPSEFSVAAVVRANCDMVRSLIEEKNLDLECDVHDGGEPMFQDQTKLQQILTNLLSNAIKFTPEGGRIICRVSREEEMMKLAVEDTGVGIAEEDREIIFEKFRQGAVSPRNDSLTREFSGTGLGLSIVMEICKLLDGSIEMESQLGSGSTFTIRIPWIADEGPDLSQSTFRSKLNDLSKSSGEFPRINGPTSPNGNSTTDAAAPSQRSLS encoded by the coding sequence ATGTCTTACCGCTCGCTAAAACGCGTTCTCGGCGAAACCAATCTCGAACGAAAGTGCCGCTTTCTGTTCGGGACTTGCTTGCTGTTGCTCATCATGGGGAGCTTCACCTGGTATGGCCAATCGACCGAACAGTTGGTGCACGAGAAGAACGAAGCGACCGGCCGCTTGCTGGTCGATGCGGTGCTGCTGAAAATTCACTGGCAGAGCAACGAGAAAACATCGCAGCCCGGCTATGACGCCTACGTCGCCGAAACAGGCTTGGAACTGGAGTACATTGATTACGACTGGGAGATTTTGGTTCGCGATCCTGAGGCCCGTGCTTTGGCGCGGACGCTGAACAAAGAGGAAAAAATTTCGCTGCCGGCCAACGAGGAAGAATACCAAACGCTGGCCGAGTTGCAGTATGAGCAAGAGACGCGTGACAAAGAAATTTTGCAACGCTTTTTGGCGACGCCAGAGCTTGAAACGAAAGTCGTCGACGAAGAGTGGGTCAAGTTCAAACCGCAGACCGATGACAAAAATCTAATCGAGTATTCGCCGGTTTCGCGTTCTTCGTACAACGACAGCAGCAAAACCTACGTCTACTACCAGCCGATCTATTGGAAGTATTCATGCACGCTCTGCCACAACAATGATGTCGCGGCCGCGTTTCCTGCAGGACAACCGGCGACCGAAGATCGTCTGCCGTTCACGGTCGTCAAAATCACCAAGCCGGATGACGTAACGCAGCTGGCGCTGAACAAGAACTTCGCGTTTCTCGTGGCCACCGGCATTATCACGGTGGCGCTGTCGATGGCGGCGCTGTACCTGATCGTCAAATATGTGATCGTCAAACCGCTCAACCATCTGCGCGAGGTGAGTGAAGAAGTGACCAACGGCAACACGTCGGTCCGCGCTGACATCCGCACCAACGACGAGTTTGAAGATCTCGCCGCATCGTTCAACAAGATGCTGCGTCACTTGATCGATGCGCAAAATCAATTGCATCTGGCCAACGATGATCTGGATAACAAGGTCGACGAGTTGGCCCGCGTCAACGTGCAGTTGTACGAAATGAACCGCGTCAAAAGCGACTTTTTGGCGAACATGAGCCATGAGCTGCGAACGCCGCTCAACAGCATCCTCGGCTTCTCCGACGTGCTTAGCGGCATCGACAGTCTAAACGACAAGCAAAAGCGCTACGTGCAAAATATTCAAAAATCAGGGCGTCTGCTGCTGGACATGATCAACGACATTCTTGATCTGGCGAAGATCGAAAGCGGACGCATGGAAGTTCGCCCCAGCGAGTTTTCGGTCGCGGCGGTCGTGCGCGCCAACTGCGACATGGTCCGTTCTCTAATCGAAGAAAAGAATCTCGACCTGGAGTGCGATGTGCATGACGGGGGAGAGCCGATGTTCCAGGATCAAACGAAGCTGCAGCAGATTTTAACCAATCTGCTGTCCAACGCGATCAAGTTTACGCCCGAAGGGGGCCGCATCATTTGTCGCGTCTCGCGTGAAGAAGAGATGATGAAGTTGGCGGTCGAAGACACCGGCGTCGGCATCGCCGAAGAAGATCGCGAGATCATTTTCGAGAAATTCCGCCAAGGCGCCGTTTCGCCGCGCAACGACTCGCTGACCCGCGAGTTCTCCGGCACCGGTCTCGGACTGTCGATCGTGATGGAAATCTGCAAGCTTCTCGACGGATCGATCGAAATGGAAAGCCAACTCGGCTCTGGCAGCACGTTCACGATTCGGATTCCCTGGATCGCTGACGAAGGGCCTGACCTTTCGCAATCGACGTTTCGCAGTAAGCTTAACGATCTGAGTAAATCGAGCGGCGAGTTTCCCCGCATCAACGGACCAACTTCGCCCAACGGCAATTCGACCACCGACGCCGCCGCTCCTTCTCAGCGAAGCTTGTCGTAG
- the nadD gene encoding nicotinate-nucleotide adenylyltransferase, translating to MRLGIFGGSFSPVHFGHLLLAEYAREQLSLDEVWFVPAAIPPHKLDQQLAADADRVAMLQLAIAGNEAFSVCPLELERGGVSFTVDTLAEICKQTPHAELFLLIGGDTLAEFSTWRSPEKVCQLAAPAVMRRPGSPEPDWSVLAPYCSTERLAAFAGNLVDVPGVGLSSTEIRRRCAAGETIRYQLPRSVEMYIQTKRLFGFAGLP from the coding sequence ATGCGTCTGGGAATCTTTGGGGGATCTTTTTCGCCGGTTCATTTTGGCCATTTACTATTGGCCGAATATGCACGAGAGCAGCTTTCGCTCGACGAAGTTTGGTTCGTGCCGGCTGCGATTCCCCCCCACAAGCTCGATCAGCAATTGGCGGCCGACGCGGATCGTGTCGCGATGTTGCAGCTAGCGATCGCCGGGAACGAAGCGTTCAGCGTTTGTCCGCTAGAACTGGAGCGCGGAGGGGTCAGTTTCACCGTCGACACGCTGGCCGAGATCTGCAAGCAGACGCCGCATGCCGAACTGTTCCTGTTGATCGGCGGCGACACGCTGGCCGAATTCTCGACTTGGCGCAGTCCAGAGAAAGTTTGTCAGCTGGCGGCGCCAGCAGTGATGCGGCGACCGGGCTCGCCGGAACCCGATTGGAGCGTCTTGGCGCCGTATTGCTCGACCGAGCGTCTGGCCGCTTTTGCCGGCAATCTAGTCGATGTGCCAGGAGTTGGACTCAGCAGCACCGAAATTCGCCGCCGCTGCGCTGCCGGCGAAACAATCCGCTATCAGCTTCCCCGCTCGGTCGAAATGTACATTCAGACCAAGCGGTTGTTCGGGTTTGCGGGACTGCCGTAA
- a CDS encoding DUF1559 domain-containing protein: MRRTKSLPGFTLVELLVVIAIIGVLIALLLPAVQMAREAARRMSCTNNQKQLGLALHNYHDTYLAFPRYNQKGGASDASDGFSCGPHVKLLPFIEQAAVYEQIKTATDNFYENVTDSEGLVQNNRISGFVCPSDGVFPDPTREGNCNYPLSAGSNIGWNIAESKQTGVFNFRSENNFAAITDGTTNTIMVGEHTVGDADDTFYRLSSDVVRGLSWSADESTSLGTITQTILDTAGAACESNKANHSSYSALRWTRGTFEYAMFNTMAPPNWRYPSCMTSSSTGNHGSSSGIYVARSRHPGGVNFTLADGSVRFLTDTINLQTYHALGSRNGGEVAQLP, translated from the coding sequence ATGCGTCGCACGAAATCCTTGCCAGGTTTCACGCTTGTCGAACTGCTGGTGGTGATCGCCATCATCGGCGTCTTGATCGCACTGTTGCTTCCGGCGGTGCAAATGGCCCGCGAAGCGGCTCGCCGGATGTCTTGCACTAACAACCAGAAGCAACTGGGGTTGGCATTGCACAACTACCATGACACCTATCTGGCGTTTCCGCGGTACAACCAAAAAGGAGGGGCATCGGACGCATCGGACGGCTTTTCTTGCGGCCCTCATGTGAAGTTGTTGCCGTTCATCGAGCAGGCTGCCGTGTACGAACAAATCAAGACGGCGACGGACAATTTCTACGAGAACGTGACCGACTCGGAGGGCTTGGTTCAGAACAATCGGATATCGGGGTTTGTTTGTCCGTCTGACGGCGTCTTTCCCGACCCGACTCGAGAAGGTAACTGCAACTATCCGCTTTCAGCGGGATCGAATATCGGCTGGAACATCGCGGAATCGAAGCAGACCGGCGTTTTCAATTTTCGCAGTGAGAATAACTTTGCTGCGATCACGGATGGTACGACCAACACGATCATGGTTGGCGAACATACCGTCGGGGATGCGGATGATACCTTTTACCGACTCTCTTCCGACGTGGTGCGGGGGCTTTCGTGGAGTGCCGACGAATCGACATCGCTAGGGACAATCACGCAAACCATACTCGACACGGCAGGCGCCGCCTGCGAAAGCAACAAAGCGAACCATAGCAGTTACTCGGCTTTGCGGTGGACGCGAGGCACCTTTGAGTATGCAATGTTCAACACGATGGCGCCGCCGAACTGGAGATATCCCAGCTGTATGACCTCCAGCAGCACCGGAAACCACGGAAGCTCAAGCGGAATTTATGTGGCTCGCAGTCGTCACCCCGGCGGCGTGAACTTTACGCTGGCGGACGGATCGGTTCGCTTTCTGACCGATACGATTAATCTGCAGACGTACCACGCATTGGGAAGCCGCAACGGAGGGGAAGTGGCGCAACTGCCTTAG
- the priA gene encoding primosomal protein N', whose amino-acid sequence MQKSLQFNVTPHFRADHPSADLHQPSLVKQQDLFNTAPAPWEVDDLVSHIVAKIVFSTGPQQPFDYLVPENLVPVAVAGRRMRVPFGRGDRLVQGYCVEVGAKQVLPNKLKSIREVVDDVTLLSRTMLGLTRWMAEYYLCPWGQVLEAVVPAAVRGNAGTREVTLLTVPRETAMQLATLKLPAKQHAALTILAAAGKALTPPELAQAAGCTLAPIMALRKKKLVHVEVRRVSFAHFDDTPAEAEPSKQLNEDQAAALKTILHAVDEERHQTVLLHGVTGSGKTEVYLQAIDRVVAAGKQAIVLVPEISLTPQTKQRFRARFNQIALLHSHMNDVERHWQWKRIASGHIPVVVGARSAIFAPTPRLGMIILDEEHDSSFKQDSSPRYHARDVAAWRAESENAPLILGSATPSLESWRQTQTGAITLVSMPRRVNNYPLPDVKTVDLRVDRKSMGRGAISRPLYQAMRRTIEEEGQMILLLNRRGYATHIQCPACGEKVVCPECEIALTHHLADNVAICHYCDYRQAAPKSCPACGFTGIHFFGYGTQKLEAEVKARFPGVECLRMDSDTMKKPGSHEAALDRFRCGDAKILVGTQMIAKGLDFPNVTLVGVINADTALHFPDVRAGERTFQLITQVAGRTGRGHKGGQVLVQTLSPDHPAIEAAARHDYTLFAGRELPFREKFQFSPFAKMVRLVARAETAAAPEAFLDEFAKQLQKVAIPLELKLHLQGPAAAPIEKLRGQYRFHLLLKSLDGENLRKAVQMVAAKTKSPDEVIWTIDVDPVDMM is encoded by the coding sequence GTGCAGAAGTCGTTACAATTCAATGTAACTCCCCACTTCCGCGCCGACCATCCAAGCGCTGATCTGCACCAACCATCGCTCGTGAAGCAACAAGACCTATTCAACACCGCGCCGGCGCCCTGGGAAGTCGACGATCTTGTTTCGCACATCGTCGCCAAGATCGTCTTCTCGACCGGGCCGCAACAACCGTTCGACTATCTCGTGCCAGAAAATCTGGTTCCGGTCGCCGTCGCCGGTCGTCGCATGCGCGTCCCCTTTGGTCGCGGTGATCGCCTGGTGCAAGGATACTGCGTTGAAGTTGGCGCCAAACAGGTGTTGCCCAACAAACTGAAGTCGATCCGTGAAGTGGTCGACGATGTCACGCTCCTCAGTCGCACCATGCTGGGGCTGACGCGTTGGATGGCCGAATATTACCTTTGCCCCTGGGGTCAGGTGTTAGAGGCAGTCGTTCCCGCGGCGGTACGGGGAAACGCCGGTACGCGGGAAGTAACGCTGCTGACCGTGCCGCGCGAAACGGCGATGCAACTCGCGACGCTCAAATTGCCTGCTAAGCAACATGCCGCGCTGACCATCTTGGCCGCGGCGGGAAAAGCGCTTACTCCGCCAGAACTAGCGCAAGCCGCCGGTTGCACGCTGGCGCCGATCATGGCGCTGCGGAAGAAAAAGCTGGTTCACGTCGAAGTCCGCCGCGTCAGCTTCGCCCATTTCGATGATACGCCAGCCGAAGCGGAGCCTTCCAAACAGCTAAACGAAGATCAAGCTGCGGCCCTGAAAACCATCTTGCACGCCGTCGACGAAGAGCGACATCAAACGGTGCTGCTGCACGGTGTGACCGGCAGCGGCAAGACCGAGGTCTATCTGCAAGCGATTGATCGCGTCGTCGCCGCCGGCAAACAGGCGATCGTGCTGGTGCCGGAGATCAGTCTGACGCCGCAAACCAAACAGCGATTCCGGGCCCGCTTTAACCAAATCGCGCTGCTGCATAGTCACATGAACGACGTCGAGCGGCATTGGCAATGGAAGCGCATCGCCAGCGGTCATATTCCGGTGGTGGTCGGCGCTCGCAGTGCGATCTTCGCTCCCACGCCCCGTCTGGGGATGATCATCCTGGACGAAGAGCACGACTCGTCGTTCAAGCAAGACTCGTCCCCCCGCTATCATGCGCGGGATGTCGCCGCCTGGCGGGCGGAAAGCGAAAATGCGCCGCTCATTTTGGGTTCGGCGACTCCTTCGCTCGAAAGTTGGCGGCAAACGCAAACCGGTGCGATCACGCTGGTTTCGATGCCGCGGCGCGTGAATAACTATCCGCTGCCTGACGTGAAGACGGTCGATCTGCGGGTCGATCGCAAAAGCATGGGCCGCGGCGCGATCAGTCGCCCCCTGTATCAGGCGATGCGGCGCACGATCGAAGAAGAGGGGCAGATGATTTTGCTCCTCAATCGGCGCGGCTACGCGACCCATATTCAATGTCCAGCGTGCGGCGAAAAAGTGGTCTGCCCTGAATGTGAGATTGCGCTGACGCATCACCTGGCCGACAACGTCGCAATTTGTCACTACTGCGACTATCGCCAAGCGGCGCCCAAGAGCTGTCCCGCGTGCGGTTTTACCGGCATTCACTTTTTCGGCTATGGAACGCAGAAGCTGGAAGCGGAAGTCAAAGCCCGTTTTCCAGGTGTCGAGTGTCTGCGGATGGATAGCGACACGATGAAAAAACCAGGTTCGCACGAAGCGGCCCTCGATCGTTTCCGCTGCGGCGACGCGAAGATCTTGGTCGGCACGCAGATGATCGCCAAAGGACTCGACTTTCCTAACGTGACGCTAGTCGGGGTAATCAACGCCGACACGGCTTTGCACTTTCCCGATGTGCGAGCCGGCGAACGAACGTTCCAACTAATTACCCAGGTCGCCGGACGAACCGGTCGCGGCCACAAGGGTGGGCAAGTGTTGGTGCAAACGCTCAGCCCAGATCACCCGGCGATTGAAGCGGCGGCGCGGCACGATTACACGCTCTTCGCTGGCCGAGAGCTCCCATTTCGCGAGAAATTCCAGTTCAGCCCGTTCGCCAAGATGGTTCGCCTGGTCGCGCGGGCCGAGACCGCGGCGGCTCCAGAAGCGTTTCTGGATGAGTTCGCCAAACAGCTGCAAAAGGTCGCGATTCCACTAGAACTGAAGCTGCATTTGCAAGGTCCTGCGGCGGCGCCCATTGAAAAGCTGCGGGGACAATATCGCTTTCATCTGCTGCTGAAATCGCTCGACGGCGAGAACCTGCGCAAGGCGGTTCAAATGGTCGCTGCGAAGACGAAATCGCCGGACGAGGTGATCTGGACCATCGATGTCGACCCGGTTGATATGATGTAA
- a CDS encoding sensor histidine kinase: protein MSRKTSADTDSPNQPSLEEQVETLKRRLAEAQKFTALGELMSSTTHEFNNVLTSVINYAQMGLRHQDEATRNRCFDKILAAGQRAAKITTGVLGLAKNRSDRREPTDLAPLVKDAIMLLEREMQKYRVELDVQLDDVPPALAIGNQIQQVLLNLLINARQAMPKGGRLVVRLSHDAAEGVVSLMVRDSGTGIPADQLPKIFDPFFSTKSGPDDSGKGGTGLGLATCRDIIEAHEGKIRVQSTVGVGTAFTIRLPAVNPVVPQTVIKPAAVVTPSTATR, encoded by the coding sequence GTGTCAAGGAAGACGTCGGCGGACACAGATTCCCCCAACCAGCCATCGCTTGAAGAGCAAGTCGAAACGCTCAAACGACGACTGGCTGAAGCCCAAAAGTTCACCGCACTGGGTGAACTGATGAGCTCCACTACACACGAATTCAACAATGTCCTGACTTCGGTCATCAACTACGCTCAGATGGGACTTCGCCATCAGGACGAAGCGACCCGCAATCGCTGCTTTGACAAAATTCTGGCCGCCGGACAGCGGGCCGCGAAGATCACCACCGGCGTGTTGGGCTTGGCCAAAAACCGCAGTGATCGCCGCGAGCCGACCGATCTGGCGCCGCTGGTCAAAGACGCGATCATGCTGCTGGAACGGGAGATGCAAAAGTATCGCGTCGAGTTGGACGTTCAACTAGACGACGTTCCCCCTGCCCTGGCGATCGGCAATCAGATTCAACAAGTGTTGCTCAATCTATTGATCAACGCTCGTCAGGCGATGCCCAAGGGAGGTCGTTTGGTCGTTCGCTTGTCGCATGACGCCGCAGAAGGCGTTGTCAGCTTGATGGTGCGTGATAGCGGTACTGGCATCCCGGCTGATCAATTGCCAAAAATTTTCGATCCATTCTTCTCGACGAAAAGTGGACCGGACGACAGCGGCAAGGGAGGAACCGGGCTGGGACTCGCGACTTGCCGCGATATCATCGAGGCGCACGAAGGGAAAATCCGCGTGCAAAGCACCGTCGGCGTCGGCACGGCATTTACGATACGGCTTCCCGCGGTGAACCCGGTCGTGCCGCAAACAGTCATCAAACCTGCGGCCGTTGTGACTCCGTCGACCGCAACGCGATAG
- the rnhA gene encoding ribonuclease HI, with translation MPFEPEVSLFTDGACSGNPGPGGWAFILRHHGTGKELEGSGGEEVSTNNRMELQAVIEGLGTLNRPCRVELFTDSVYVGKGMSEWMPKWKKNGWRRKEGKAWKPVKNEELWRKLDELLLKHQVKYTRVAGHSGHPENERCDELAVEACQKFK, from the coding sequence ATGCCGTTCGAGCCCGAAGTCTCTCTATTCACCGATGGCGCCTGCAGCGGCAACCCCGGCCCCGGCGGTTGGGCGTTTATTCTGCGTCATCACGGCACCGGCAAAGAGTTGGAAGGTTCTGGCGGCGAAGAAGTCTCGACCAACAACCGCATGGAGTTGCAAGCGGTGATCGAAGGACTCGGCACGCTCAACCGTCCTTGCCGCGTCGAGCTGTTCACCGACAGCGTCTATGTTGGCAAAGGAATGTCGGAGTGGATGCCGAAATGGAAGAAAAACGGCTGGCGACGCAAAGAAGGCAAAGCCTGGAAGCCGGTCAAAAACGAAGAACTGTGGCGCAAGCTGGACGAACTGCTGCTGAAGCACCAGGTCAAATATACCCGCGTCGCCGGTCACAGCGGCCATCCCGAGAATGAACGCTGTGACGAACTTGCGGTCGAAGCCTGCCAGAAATTCAAATAG